TGTGAGATACCAAGAGCTTGGGCGGATTGGGAGACATTGCCCGATTGTGCCAACTTAACAAAGGCATTTAGCTGTAATAACGTCATATTCATAACACACTCCCTAGCGATGGGTCATTGTATCACATCATACCAAACGATGGAAAATGCGTGATGATATTTTAAATTTTTGGATTTATTATAATTTTCAATAAGTTTTATAAAACAAAAACTCTGATTTATCGCCACGGACAATTTGTGCAACAAAGGTTTCACACACCCCCCAAAATATGCTAAAATTTAAACAATCCTTTCCCCACTCACAAACAAGGAGTTTGTATGTCTGTATCTACCCTAAACCTAAGCGTCAGCGACAAGCTTAGCCCCAAAAAAACCAAAACCCAGCCCCATTTGGTCGTCTTTGCCGACAGCGACGCCAAGATTTTGGGCAACCTTGACAGCGGTCACTTAGACCGTGCCAACGCACTCATCAAAGCCAGTGGCTTTAAAGGCTCGGTCGGCGAGAGCGTGACGGATTACGGCATTGATGACGGGCATGTCATCAGCGTGATTGGCACAGGCTCGCTGGACAAACTTGCCAACCAAATGCCAAAACTGGGCAAAGCCACCTTTAACACCATCAAAAACAGCAAATCTGCGGTCGTGGCATGGGGCGATGTCATTTGCCAGAAGCACTTTGGACAGTTTGTTAATGCCCTACTGCATGCCGAATACCGCTTTGAACCCTACAAATCCAAAAAAGGCGACAAAATCACCCTATCTGCTGTTGAATTTATCAACACCAAAGACGCCAAAGCCGACTACGAAAACGCCCTAGCCATCGCCACTGCCACGCACATCGGGCAGAGCTTGGCTCGTGATGTCGCCAATGACGCCCCCAACATCATGACCCCTGCCGAGCTTGCCAAAGTTGCCGAAAAACTGGGCAAAGACTACAAAGACGTGGTCAGCGTGAGTGTGCTTGGCGAAAAAGAGATGAAAAAACTGGGCATGGGCTGTTTCTTGGCAGTCTCACAAGGCTCTGATAACGAAGGCAAACTGGCAATCATCGAATACCACGGCAAATCAGGCAAGAAAAAGAGCAAACTAAAAGACCCCATCGCCCTAGTCGGCAAAGGCATTACCTTTGATACAGGCGGTATCTCACTAAAACCATCAGCAGGCATGGATGAGATGAAATACGACATGGGCGGAGCAGCTGCCATGCTTGGCACCATCAAAGCGGTGTGTGAAGCTCGCCTGCCACTGGACATGGTCGTGGTGCTTGCCTGTGCCGAGAACATGCCATCGGGCAAAGCAACTCGCCCATCAGACATCGTGACTGCCATGAACGGCATGAGCGTTGA
This Moraxella sp. K1664 DNA region includes the following protein-coding sequences:
- a CDS encoding leucyl aminopeptidase — translated: MSVSTLNLSVSDKLSPKKTKTQPHLVVFADSDAKILGNLDSGHLDRANALIKASGFKGSVGESVTDYGIDDGHVISVIGTGSLDKLANQMPKLGKATFNTIKNSKSAVVAWGDVICQKHFGQFVNALLHAEYRFEPYKSKKGDKITLSAVEFINTKDAKADYENALAIATATHIGQSLARDVANDAPNIMTPAELAKVAEKLGKDYKDVVSVSVLGEKEMKKLGMGCFLAVSQGSDNEGKLAIIEYHGKSGKKKSKLKDPIALVGKGITFDTGGISLKPSAGMDEMKYDMGGAAAMLGTIKAVCEARLPLDMVVVLACAENMPSGKATRPSDIVTAMNGMSVEILNTDAEGRLVLCDALCYVQDNYKPRTIIDAATLTGACVIALGSVRSGLYCNDEDTLFALEEAGEYTGDLVWQMPLDDAYDEQLKSTFADIQNIGGREGGSITAACFLQRFIKEGQAWAHLDIAGTAWSGGDNKGASGRPVPMLMRYLVGQAG